The genomic region gcagTAGGCAGCGATGGCTACAACatgtgatggctttaaaagaggattagagaaatccatggaggaggagagggttgtCAGTGGCTATGAGCCACCATGACTCCTCTCTACCTCCACATTTGAAGGCAGCATTGCTTCCAAATACTGGTTGCTAGAAAGAGCAGGAGGGAAGAGCTGCTGTTATGCTCGGACCCAGCCCTGTGGGGTCcccacaggcaactgttcagccactgtgagaagaggatgctgggccaaggcttttcttatgttcttgagaTCTTAAAGTCCATTGTGCAACCACACCCAGCCACAggaaattgtagaattggaagggacccaaagagtcCTTCGTGGGATGTGCAGCCAAAGTGCTACCCTTTTGACTCCCACCCCCAACTGGACAGAGTATGGGGCGTTTCTGTACAGCAGGGATTCATTTTCTCCTTCTGCCCTTTCGCCCAGCGGTGTGCAATGTCCTGTACGGTACCCGCCTGGGACTCCTGCAGGATGTCATTGACCCAGAGAGCCAGCAGTTCATCGATGCCGTAACCCTGATGTTCAACACTACCTCGCCGATGCTGTATCTCCCGCCGAGCCTTCTGCGCAGGATCAACTCCAAGATCTGGCTGGACCATGTGAAGGCCTGGGACATCATCTTCAAGCATGGTGAGCATGTGTTTACACatggctgagggccttctaggttACCTTCTAGGCAACCCAGAATCTGGCAACCTGGGAGGTTACCTTCTAGGCAACCTCCTAGGGGTCACATGCCAGCCATGGATGGGGCAGAGTGGGAAATGCAAGTTTTACCTTTGCACACTAGGCTAGTCCTTAAACATgctcagatttctctctctccttcattcAGGTCAGCAAGAAACACGTTGCTTTAGTTGCTTTCCTGCAgtgtagcaggttggactagaagacctctGGGATCCCTTGCAACACTagttctaagattctgtgattaccagagttcaagaacacatccACTCTGAGGGAAATATCTACAACTAGAAAAGAGTTCTCTGATTTATTTTATCTGACTCTGatttattttacaaaacaaagcTGGTAAAACAAATGAAGTGTCACGAGATCAAGGTCTTTCAGGAAACAGATAACTTGTTAATAATTATACTAAATCTAGTGACTGTATTCTGAACAAGGTAGTAAATgcacagcttcttttaaacttcAGTGGCTTATTTCAGTCATTGCTCTTCCATTAGGTGTTACAGGTTCCTAGACTAGATGGTTGATGCTCTGCTTATTATTTCCAGACTCCTTTCTCTAGCAATAGGCGTTTTCCTCAGGGTGGATGTTACACACACAGACCAGAGCTAACCTTCCTTAACTTTCCCTCCGGCTCCCTCTTAAaccatctccctctccctcaaaatggctccttttattctccctcccaaaGTGATGGCTCTGCCCCCCCTTGACTGGCTGTTTTgacagccaatcagagagagggtCTAGCCCTTGGGTGGAATTCCAAGGCATGGCATCACCAGACCCTAGTCTGGCTTGGCTGCCCGTCACATCGGGCCAGAGATGTTCATTTCCCATTGATTGTAAAAATGAGAGGAGGAGTGGAAAACTGCCGGCCCTCCAGTTTCTACTAGAGGCAGtggcagtggccagggatgatgggaggagtTGCTtagggacatctggagggccacaggtcccccaaacCTGAAAGAGCAACATGGCAAAGAGTAGCTCCAAGCTCCACCTGGGGGTGGAAGGGTGGGAAAGAAGGCCTTTGAGGTGCGTCAATGAATCACAGGAATGGTGTCTGAGCAgttgaaggaggaggggagggggcagagcaaGGGAGACTCAGAGCCCCAGCTTGCCTTCAGCATCAAGGCTACATCTAGGAACGTGTAAACATCAAAAGCTGACATACGGTCATTTATCCGTTTCGCCCTGTGCTATCCATGCAGCATTctccaaggtcacacagtgaggtctttatttatttggaaatgcTTTTCGTTAACTGTAAAAGAACAGTAAGAACAGaaaaagagcctcctggatcaggccaatggcccagctgCTGTGATGTAGcgccctgttctcacaatggcctgtGAAATGCTAATGCtaatcataataacaataataatttattattaaatataccccacccatctggctgggtttccccagcccctctgggtggcttccaacaaagtattaaaatacagtagtctattaaacattaaaagcttccctaaacaaggctgccttcagatgtcttctaaaagtttggtaattgttcttctctttgatatctgatgggagggcgttccacagggcgggttccgctaccgagaaggccctctgcctggttccctgtaacttggcttcttgcagtgagggaactgccagaaggccctcggcgctggacctcagtgtccgggcagaacaatgggagtggagacgctccttcaggtacactgggccgaggccgtttagggcttgaaaggtcagcaccaacactttgaattgtgctcggaaatgtactgggagccagtgtaggtcttttaagaccggtgttatgtggtctcggcggccgctcccagtcaccagtctagctgccgcattctggattagttgtggtttctgggtcaccttcaaaggtagccccacatagagcgcattgcagtagcgagagataactagagcatgcatcactctggtgagacagtcttagaatctcatttcttgtaacttgcatCCATTCGCTTGGGTCTTCCCATCTGGAGaagcagaaaataagcttgctccatcttccatgtgacaactctCCAGGTATCTGAAGATGACTCTCctacctcctctcagtctcctcttttccaggctaaacatccccagctcctacAACTGTTCCTcctaagtcttggtttccagacccttggacatcttggttgccctcctctgcacactttccagcttgttaacatccttcttaaactgtggtgcccagaactggacacagcgcCCACTTTCTTCCTCTCTGTCTCGCCAGCTGACAAGTGTATCCAGAACATCTACCGAGACCTCCGCCTGAAACGGAGAAGTGACCAAGAGTACACGGGCATTTTGTCCAGCCTCTTGCTGCAGAACAAGCTGCCTCTCGAAGATACGAAAGCCAGCGTCACAGAGATGATGGCAGGAGGTGTAGACACGGTAAGAGATGCTGGCAGGGCTGTTGACAATAAGTGTGATTTGTAGAGATCTGGCTTTAGAGGAGTCCTAAACTGAATTTCTCAGCAATGCCTGCCTCTAAACCAAACTGTTACAGGAGACACATAGCATCTGTTTCACGTTTGTAAGAACTCAGTTTTTTAGTGcgacactctggaactccctgcctattgaaatcaggcaggcaccttcgctGTTTCTATTCAGCGACTGCTGGAAACATTCTTGTTAAGACAAGTCCACCAGATGTTTAGaacaggggcaggcaacctaaggcccatgggccagatgcggcccaatcgccttctcaatccggcctgcagacagtccaggaatcagcgtgtttttacatgagtagaatgtgtccttttacttaaaatgcatctctgggttatttgtggggcctgactggtgtttttacatgagtagaatgtgtgcttttgtttaaaatgcatctctgggttatttgtggggcataggaattcattcattcccccccaaaaaaatatagtccggccccccacaaggtctgagggacagtggaccggcccacggctgaaaaaggttgctgacccctggtttagaaagTCGATGTGAAcgttaatctgtttttagtctattgcTAATGTTTTTGACTgtttaaaataattgtttttactgataattttatgcTTTATTGCTGGAAACTGCTTTGAGAGGTTTATCTTAcaaccaagcagtgtataaattttatgaaacaagctAATACGTTTGAAGAAGGCATTGATCAAGTGTGTACAAATATTTGGGACAGAAGCCAGCCCAGtagctccttccttctctccccattGATTCCTGGTGTGCTTCCAGACTTCAATGACCCTCCAGTGGGCAATGTATGAATTGGCCCGGGCtcctggcctgcaggagcagctgcGGTCGGAGATCCTTGCTGCCAGGTCATCTTCCCAAGGGGATGTCCTCAAGATGTTGAAATCTGTGCCGCTGCTCAAAGCTGCTATCAAGGAGACACTGAGGTAGGGAAGCAGGTGATGGGGCGGTCCCTGTCTAGGGTGGAAGGATTGCCACATAGGGGGGGGGCAAGCACCCAGGCTCCAAAGACCGCCTGCAGTCTAAATTTGGGCAGGTggcaaggaggggggagagagggtggTAGTAGGAAGTCAGAAAGAACAAATTGGGTTGGCAGAAATGGGTCCCTTCCAGTTTGCAATTCTACCTCTGGGGTTTtaagggacgagggtggcgctgtgggttaaaccacagagcctaggacttgccgatcagaaggtcgacggtttgatTCCcatcgacggggtgagctcccgttgctcggtccgtgctcctgccaacctagcagttcgaaagcacgtcaaagtgcaagtagataaataggtaccgctccagcgggaaggtaaacggcgtttccatgcgctgctctggttcgccagaagcggcttagtcatgctggccacatgactcagaagctgtacgccagctcccttggccaataaagcgagatgagcaccgcaaccccagagtcggtcacgactggacctaatggtcaggggtccctttaccttacctctggGGTTAAGGTCTCCAGAGTGGATTAGGGCTGAGTGGATGAATGTCTCCCCCCGGTCTTTCCTGAAGGCTCCACCCGGTCGCAGTGACGATACAGAGATACGTGGCGCAAGACATCATTCTTCAGAATTACTGTATTCCTGCCAAGGTGAGTAACCAGGATGGAAAGGCACCATTCTTTGATCTACCCTTACCGTTGTGATGCTGTGTGTTGATAATGATGCCATGATCCAATTCAGTGACCAGCAAAGATTTTCTTTGTTTTCCTGGGCCTTAGGGCGGCATCATTGATATGATTGTACCATTAAACCCATTTTAAATATCTTAGTGTGACTTGATGGCtgcattttcattattattactacttggTTGTGACTCGCTTAGGGACTTTAGTGGCAAGCAGAACATATATTTAATAAAGCGAGCCTAGCCTAGCCTAATCTATCCACCAGAGGGGAATTGGGAGGAGGGTCACATCAATGGGGAACCTTggcgtctcaaatttcagtggcatcctGTGCAACTGTAAAATCTGGTGCTCATATCTGGGACGTCATAGTTGTGGTGCCTGCTGCGGTGTCCCAAAAGCTCCATGCCTGGTGTTACTGAGCCAGTTGCGCTCTCCTAGACCTGCCATTGGGCCACATACATGAAAAATCTGAAAACCTAGGTATATGTTCACTAACCCTTTTCCTCCTCTGCACAGACATTGGTCCAGGTGGGACTTTATGCGATGGGCCGGGATCCCAGGTTTTTCACCAAGCCCGAGCAGTTCAACCCGCACAGGTGGCTGCAGGCGGACTCCACGTACTTCCGGGGGCTGAGCTTTGGCTTTGGTCCACGCCAGTGCCTTGGGCGCCGGCTTGCTGAGCTAGAGATGCAGCTCTTCTTGATCCATGTGAGTCTGGCGCTGCCTCCCCTGTGACATGAATAACCAGGTGCAGCAGTATAGGAGGGGGGGTGCCTGGTTTGGCAGCAAGACACATgagaaggatctaggggtcttaggagACTGCATTCTCAACatgcagggaggttaggctggtctcaaccagagccagggctttttcagctgtggccccgatctggtggaatgctctgtcacaatagggtagggccctgcgggacttgacatctttcctcagggcctgcaactcagagctgttccaccaggcctttggccaaggcacagcctgaccccctcctttggtaatcctcacagaactctagcccaatggttgccatcaatttgattctgaattgattttagaatgaattgattttagaatgctgtgttacttttacttttattatcgttagccactctgagcccgacttcggctggggagggcgggatataaataataataataataataataataataataataataataataataattagagtcaaccgtgtgatgcagctgcaaaaatagctaatgcaattctaggctgcatccacagaagacttttgtccagatcaagggaagtcatggtactgctctgctttgctttggtCAGACACCAACTGGAGTCCAATGTCCAGTTCTGTGTACCAAAGCAATGGAAAAAGGAGCCATTGAAAAAGGCTCATGACacccaattctttttttttattagcttaaatttgtatcccacctttccactgAAAGGTGTGGCAGGTGGCATCCTGAAAGGTGTGGCAGGTGGCATACAAAACAACAAGAGCATATTGCTGTATCCAGAAGTTGTTCAGAAGTTGAAACCAATCATGTACAGCCCTACACAAATTGCATGGACTCGGGTCTACTGTCAGTAATACGGAGACACAATCTGTATTTTCCTTTTCAGTGATAGAAAAAGGagctatatatatacagtattagTCTCTGAGATTTAAAACTTGCTGCCCTGGGTATGGACATCCAAAACTGAGTCTCCTGGCTATGCCCTCACAAGCCTACTTGTTCTCTTGGATCACACCCTGGTACTAAATGCTTTTCCTCCCATCTCTCTAGATGTTGGGGAGCTTCAAGATTGAGACCAGGAGGGGAGTGGACATCAACACCACTTTCAAACTCATCTTGGTTCCAGACAAGCCCATCCACTTGACCCTAGGGCCtctggactcccagctgtgaaaGGAGAAGGAGTTTCCATTAGCCTCTGGGGCAAGGCAAGACACACGGAGCCTCCTTGAAGGGGAATGGGGAGCTGCTTGACCGGTCCATTCATATCTGTGCATAAAGATCCCTGGGTGTCCAGTGGCCGCTTTTCCTAAATGCAAAAAAGGGAGACACTAGCATTGAGATAAATAATTTGGGGTGGGACTCCTTAACTCCCATGCAGTACAATTTAGACCAGGGCTGGTGGCTTCA from Podarcis raffonei isolate rPodRaf1 chromosome 9, rPodRaf1.pri, whole genome shotgun sequence harbors:
- the LOC128421195 gene encoding cholesterol side-chain cleavage enzyme, mitochondrial, with translation MQARHGFCLPGLGIPSSLRILYWSETTQPLGHRRVHAASGELHPSPLREKVGRPFDQLPGHWKNNWLNLYHFWKEDGIHNVHNIMVKNFQQFGPIYREKLGTYESVNIIDPKDAALLFKAEGVYPERFMVPPWLAYRDFRNKAYGVLLKSGESWRHDRVVINREVLSLKMTDHFVPLLNEVGEDFVRRVHTQIQRSGQGKWTADLSNELFRFALESVCNVLYGTRLGLLQDVIDPESQQFIDAVTLMFNTTSPMLYLPPSLLRRINSKIWLDHVKAWDIIFKHADKCIQNIYRDLRLKRRSDQEYTGILSSLLLQNKLPLEDTKASVTEMMAGGVDTTSMTLQWAMYELARAPGLQEQLRSEILAARSSSQGDVLKMLKSVPLLKAAIKETLRLHPVAVTIQRYVAQDIILQNYCIPAKTLVQVGLYAMGRDPRFFTKPEQFNPHRWLQADSTYFRGLSFGFGPRQCLGRRLAELEMQLFLIHMLGSFKIETRRGVDINTTFKLILVPDKPIHLTLGPLDSQL